A window from Primulina huaijiensis isolate GDHJ02 chromosome 11, ASM1229523v2, whole genome shotgun sequence encodes these proteins:
- the LOC140988478 gene encoding eugenol O-methyltransferase-like, whose amino-acid sequence MALLREEESTHELVIAHAQVWNHIYKFILPISLKCAIELNIPDIIKNHGKPMTLAELISALPINKAKSHCVHRIMRVLVHSKFFIKVDTKDENKQNEGYWLTPSSNLLLKDSPLCVAPFLLAVLDPNLMGQCYSISEWLTDDRATAFETTYGLMFWEKAKTTNSLNELFNEAMSCDSRFVSHVMLKDCEKLFEGVESLVDVGGGTGTMAKAIADAFPEMKCTVLDLPHVVSGLKGFRNLNYVGGDMFAEIPTTDVVLLKWILHDWNDKDCIKILKKCKDAILRKERRGKVVIIDIVLGYNEENDTIKEDQLFFDVAIMVDX is encoded by the exons ATGGCACTGCTCCGTGAAGAAGAGTCCACTCATGAGCTTGTTATTGCTCACGCTCAAGTATGGAATCACATCTACAAATTCATTCTGCCCATATCCCTAAAATGTGCGATTGAATTAAATATACCAGATATCATCAAAAATCATGGCAAGCCAATGACCCTTGCTGAATTAATCAGTGCTCTCCCCATCAACAAAGCCAAATCTCATTGTGTTCATCGTATAATGCGTGTTTTAGTCCACTCCAAGTTCTTCATCAAAGTTGATACCAAGGACGAAAACAAACAAAACGAGGGTTATTGGCTGACACCGTCTTCTAATCTCCTTCTTAAAGACTCACCCTTGTGTGTTGCACCTTTTTTGCTAGCCGTACTTGACCCAAATCTGATGGGGCAATGCTATAGTATAAGTGAATGGCTGACAGATGATCGTGCAACAGCATTTGAAACGACGTATGGGTTGATGTTCTGGGAGAAAGCAAAGACAACGAACAGCCTGAATGAGCTGTTCAACGAAGCCATGTCTTGTGATTCACGGTTCGTGAGCCATGTGATGCTTAAAGATTGTGAGAAGTTGTTCGAGGGAGTGGAGTCTTTGGTCGATGTAGGAGGTGGAACGGGGACGATGGCTAAAGCTATTGCTGATGCATTCCCTGAGATGAAGTGCACAGTTCTTGATCTCCCACATGTTGTTTCTGGCTTGAAGGGGTTCCGTAACTTGAACTATGTTGGGGGAGACATGTTCGCGGAAATTCCTACAACTGATGTTGTTTTACTGAAG TGGATACTACACGATTGGAACGACAAAGATTGcatcaaaatattaaagaaatgcAAAGATGCAATCCTCAGAAAGGAGAGGAGAGGAAAAGTGGTAATCATCGACATAGTTTTGGGGTATAACGAAGAAAACGATACAATAAAAGAAGATCAACTCTTCTTTGACGTCGCCATCATGGTTGATCNGTAA
- the LOC140988620 gene encoding trans-resveratrol di-O-methyltransferase-like, whose amino-acid sequence MALPGEEESTHELLMAHAQVWNHIFKFMLPMSLKCAIELNIPDIIKNHGKPMTLSELICALPINKAKSHCIHRIMRVLVHSKFFIKVDTKNENKQNEGYWLTPSSKLLLKDSPWCVSPFLLLILDPILMKPCNSISEWLADDRVTAFETTHGLMFWEQAKTVTGMNELFNEAMAGDARFVSCVMHKEFERLFEGVESLVDVGGGTGTMAKAIADAFPEMKCTVLDLPHVVSGLEGVSNLNYVGGDMFTEIPTADVVLLKWILHDWNDKDCIKILKKSKDAIPGKERGGKVVIIDIILGHNEENDTVKEDQLFFDIAMMVYLNGKERNEKEWKKLFLDAGFSSYNIIPSLGVRSIIEVYP is encoded by the exons ATGGCACTGCCCGGTGAAGAAGAGTCCACTCATGAGCTTCTTATGGCTCACGCTCAAGTTTGGAATCACATCTTCAAATTCATGTTGCCCATGTCCCTAAAATGTGCGATTGAATTAAATATACCAGATATCATCAAAAATCATGGCAAGCCAATGACCCTTTCTGAATTAATCTGTGCTCTCCCCATCAACAAAGCCAAATCTCATTGCATTCATCGTATAATGCGTGTTTTGGTACATTCCAAGTTCTTCATCAAAGTTGATACCAAGAACGAAAACAAACAAAACGAGGGTTATTGGCTAACACCGTCGTCTAAACTCCTTCTGAAAGACTCGCCCTGGTGCGTTTCACCTTTTTTGCTACTCATACTCGACCCAATTCTGATGAAGCCATGCAATAGTATAAGTGAATGGTTGGCAGATGATCGTGTAACAGCGTTTGAAACGACGCATGGGTTGATGTTCTGGGAGCAAGCAAAGACAGTTACCGGCATGAATGAGCTGTTTAATGAAGCTATGGCTGGTGATGCACGGTTCGTGAGCTGTGTAATGCATAAAGAATTTGAGAGGTTGTTCGAGGGAGTGGAGTCTTTGGTCGATGTAGGAGGTGGGACGGGGACGATGGCTAAAGCTATTGCTGATGCATTCCCTGAGATGAAGTGCACAGTTCTTGATCTCCCACATGTTGTTTCTGGCTTGGAGGGGGTCAGTAACTTGAACTATGTTGGGGGAGACATGTTCACGGAAATTCCTACAGCTGATGTTGTTTTACTAAAG TGGATACTACACGATTGGAACGACAAAGATTGcatcaaaatattaaagaaaagcAAAGATGCAATCCCCGGAAAGGAGAGGGGAGGAAAGGTGGTAATCATCGATATAATTTTGGGGCATAACGAAGAAAACGATACAGTAAAAGAAGATCAACTCTTCTTCGATATCGCAATGATGGTTTACTTGAATGGAAAAGAAAGAAATGAGAAAGAATGGAAGAAGCTGTTTCTTGATGCTGGTTTCAGTAGCTACAACATTATTCCATCATTAGGTGTGAGATCTATTATCGAAGTTTATCCTTGA
- the LOC140988479 gene encoding uncharacterized protein — protein sequence MVQQVEQTPNKPTEDKANARVYALTQEEADNSNDVVAGTIQINNMPAYVLFDCGATHSFMSKRFAKKLGTKPDNLEEPYRVATPANRTLETRTLYRDIGVLIDNQNFKANLIQLNMVEFDVILGMDWLAKNHALVDCHGKTVTIQAPHQEKILFHGKTKKRKTLLSASQTWKAMKSGE from the coding sequence ATGGTCCAGCAGGTGGAACAAACTCCAAACAAGCCTACGGAGGACAAGGCAAATGCTCGAGTCTATGCTCTCACTCAAGAAGAGGCTGACAACTCAAATGATGTCGTAGCAGGTACCATTCAAATCAATAATATGCCTGcttatgtattatttgattgtggtgctactcATTCATTCATGTCTAAGAGATTTGCCAAGAAGTTAGGAACTAAGCCTGATAATTTGGAAGAACCATATAGAGTAGCAACTCCTGCAAATCGGACTTTAGAAACTCGCACTCTATATCGGGATATTGGTGTTCTCATAGATAATCAGAATTTCAAGGCAAACCTAATCCAACTGAACATGGTGGAATTCGATGTaattcttggaatggattggttagccaagAATCATGCTTTAGTAGACTGTCATGGAAAGACGGTAACCATCCAAGCTCCACaccaagagaaaattttatttcatggcaAGACCAAAAAACGAAAGACTCTTCTTTCTGCTTCTCaaacttggaaagccatgaaaagtggAGAATAA